From Slackia heliotrinireducens DSM 20476:
TGCATCCGTGTCAGTAAAGCTGACCGTCATGGTTACGCGCTCTGCCATTTCGGGGAGCTGCTCGATGGCTTCAAGCAGCATACGGCGGCGGGGCATCATGATGCGTCCCGGTCCGCCTTTCTTGGAGCGCATCACGTCCTTCTCGCTGTCATGCAGCTTGAGCTGGTCGCGCATGCGCTGGCGCTCTTTCCGCAGGTAATACTCCTTGAGGGTGTCCGAATTGCGAAGGCGCCGGCGTCCCGACACGATATCCAAGGCGTCGTCCTTCACGCTGTCGAAGGCTTCTCGGCGACCGTATTCGCCGAGGGGCTTGTTGTCCTTGGTCGCCTGCTTCTCAGGAATCTCTCGGTCGAAGTGGGTTTCCCGGCCGGTCCAAGTCTCGGCCATCTCCACGGCGTGGGTGAACAGCAGCTCGCCGCGGCCAGGTGCTCGGCTGCAGTCGTCGCAGTAGCGCAGGTCGCAGGCGATGCAGATCGGAGCGTTCTCGGCCAGCAGCAGCGTCCACAGCTCGGGGGGCATGCAGCCGATGCAGGGGAGGACCGTGACGTTTTCCGCCGGCTCGAAGCCGGGGAATATGTT
This genomic window contains:
- a CDS encoding 4Fe-4S dicluster domain-containing protein; this encodes MKMIALAENCVRTRGAECRRCAIACPVGAISFDAETNGPVIDEKACTKCGLCMGVCDAFSSTTTNSQRLYDHLRKVAMRGELVYVTCKENIFPGFEPAENVTVLPCIGCMPPELWTLLLAENAPICIACDLRYCDDCSRAPGRGELLFTHAVEMAETWTGRETHFDREIPEKQATKDNKPLGEYGRREAFDSVKDDALDIVSGRRRLRNSDTLKEYYLRKERQRMRDQLKLHDSEKDVMRSKKGGPGRIMMPRRRMLLEAIEQLPEMAERVTMTVSFTDTDACVSCHDCTECCISGARALDSASGVVSYDVRYCIGCGACVDACPVAAITMIDATAQSVMPNGPGEVAPILVDGRK